One stretch of Castor canadensis chromosome 12, mCasCan1.hap1v2, whole genome shotgun sequence DNA includes these proteins:
- the Gclm gene encoding glutamate--cysteine ligase regulatory subunit gives MGTDSRAAGALLARARTLHLQTGNLLNWGRLRKKCPSTHSEELRDCIQKTLNEWSSQISPELVREFPDVLECTVSHAVEKINPDEREEMKVSAKLFIVGSNSSSSTRNAVDMACSVLGVAQLDSVIIASPPIEDGVNLSLEHLQPYWEELENLVQSKKIVAIGTSDLDKTQLEQLYQWAQVKPNSNQVNLASCCVMPPDLTAFAKQFDIQLLTHNDPKELLSEATFQEALRESIPDIQAQEWVPLWLLRYSVIVKSRGIIKSKGYILQAKRRGS, from the exons ATGGGCACCGACAGCCGCGCGGCCGGGGCGCTCCTGGCGCGCGCCCGCACGCTGCACCTGCAGACCGGGAACCTGCTCAACTGGGGCCGCCTGCGCAAGAAGTGCCCGTCCACGCACAGCGAGGAG CTTCGAGATTGTATCCAAAAGACCTTGAATGAGTGGAGTTCCCAAATCAGCCCAGAGCTGGTCAGG GAGTTTCCGGACGTCCTGGAATGCACTGTATCTCATGCAGTAGAAAAGATAAACCCtgatgaaagagaagaaatgaaagtttCCG CAAAGCTGTTCATTGTGGGATCAAACTCCTCGTCTTCAACCAGAAATGCAGTTGACATGG CTTGCTCAGTCCTTGGAGTCGCACAGCTGGATTCCGTTATTATTGCCTCGCCCCCTATTGAAGATGGAGTCAATCTGTCCTTGGAGCATTTACAGCCTTACTGGGAGGAACTAGAAAACCTGGTTCAAAGCAAGAAAATTGTTGCTATAGGAACCTCTGATCTGGACAAAACACAGTTGGAGCAGCTGTATCAGTGGGCACAG GTAAAACCAAATAGTAACCAAGTTAACCTTGCCTCCTGCTGTGTGATGCCACCTGACTTGACTGCATTTGCCAAACAGTTTGACATTCAGCTCTTGACGCACAATGATCCCAAAG AACTGCTTTCCGAGGCGACGTTCCAGGAAGCCCTTCGGGAGAGCATCCCTGACATCCAGGCGCAGGAGTGGGTGCCACTGTGGCTGCTACGCTACTCTGTCATCGTCAAGAGCAGAGGCATCATCAAATCCAAGGGGTACATTCTGCAGGCCAAGCGCAGGGGCTCCTGA